In one window of Burkholderia sp. NRF60-BP8 DNA:
- a CDS encoding YceH family protein encodes MNTTPDTPTPRALRELTPLEARILGVLVEKQHTVPDTYPLSLNALTAGCNQKTARSPVMNVSEDEVTTALDGLKHLSLVMEGSSSRVPRFEHNMNRVLGIPSQAIALLTILLLRGPQTAAELRLNSARLHGFADISSVEAFLDELAARAQPLVVRLPRAPGARENRWMHLMCGAVNVADFASTDAGGAEAVPPSEFEALKAEQKRLADEVARLNALVQRMAGELGIDVGAQGDAG; translated from the coding sequence ATGAACACCACGCCGGATACGCCCACGCCCCGCGCTCTTCGCGAACTCACGCCTCTCGAGGCCCGCATTCTCGGCGTGCTCGTCGAGAAACAGCACACGGTGCCGGATACCTACCCGCTGTCGCTGAACGCGCTGACCGCGGGCTGCAACCAGAAAACCGCGCGCTCGCCGGTGATGAACGTCAGCGAGGACGAAGTCACGACCGCGCTCGACGGGCTGAAGCACTTGAGCCTCGTGATGGAGGGCAGCAGCAGCCGCGTGCCGCGTTTCGAGCACAACATGAACCGCGTACTCGGCATTCCGAGCCAGGCGATCGCGCTGTTGACGATCCTGTTGCTGCGCGGCCCGCAGACGGCCGCCGAGTTGCGCCTGAACAGCGCGCGCCTGCACGGCTTCGCGGATATCTCGTCGGTCGAGGCGTTCCTCGACGAACTCGCGGCGCGCGCGCAACCCCTCGTCGTCCGGCTGCCGCGTGCACCGGGCGCGCGTGAGAACCGCTGGATGCACCTGATGTGCGGCGCGGTGAACGTGGCCGATTTCGCGAGCACGGATGCCGGCGGTGCGGAGGCGGTGCCGCCTTCCGAATTCGAAGCGCTGAAGGCCGAACAGAAACGCCTCGCGGACGAAGTGGCGCGGCTGAATGCGCTGGTGCAGCGGATGGCCGGCGAACTGGGGATCGACGTCGGCGCGCAGGGCGACGCGGGCTGA
- a CDS encoding SDR family oxidoreductase produces the protein MTASSPAPVRAIVTGHTRGVGAALAEQLLQEGIAVLGVSRSRHPSLASQAGERFAEVELDLSDSKTIATWLAGDTLRHFVDGASLVLLFNNAGIVDPIGPLAAQDPAIVARAVGLNVAAPLMLSAALAQAASAATECRIVHLSSGAARNAYAGWSVYCATKAALDHHARAVALDTNGALRICSVAPGVVDTGMQATIRATGKDDFPMREKFDALKSSGALATPEATARQLIGYALSDAFGNEPTADVRNLPTK, from the coding sequence ATGACTGCATCTTCTCCCGCACCCGTGCGCGCCATCGTCACCGGACACACGCGCGGCGTCGGCGCGGCGCTCGCCGAACAACTACTGCAGGAAGGCATCGCCGTGCTCGGCGTGTCGCGCAGCCGTCATCCGTCGCTCGCGTCGCAGGCCGGCGAGCGCTTCGCCGAAGTCGAACTCGACCTGTCGGACTCGAAGACCATCGCGACCTGGCTGGCCGGCGACACCCTGCGCCACTTCGTCGACGGCGCGTCGCTCGTGCTGCTGTTCAACAACGCGGGCATCGTCGATCCGATCGGCCCGCTCGCCGCGCAGGACCCGGCGATCGTCGCCCGCGCGGTCGGCCTGAACGTCGCCGCGCCGCTGATGTTGTCGGCCGCGCTCGCACAGGCCGCGTCGGCCGCGACCGAATGCCGGATCGTGCACTTGTCGAGCGGTGCGGCCCGCAACGCGTATGCGGGCTGGAGCGTCTACTGCGCGACCAAGGCCGCGCTCGATCACCATGCGCGCGCCGTCGCGCTCGACACGAACGGCGCGCTGCGCATCTGCAGCGTCGCGCCGGGCGTCGTCGACACGGGCATGCAGGCCACGATCCGCGCGACCGGCAAAGACGATTTCCCGATGCGCGAGAAATTCGACGCGCTGAAGTCGAGCGGCGCGCTCGCGACGCCCGAGGCAACCGCCCGACAGCTGATCGGCTATGCGCTGAGCGACGCATTCGGCAACGAGCCGACGGCCGACGTGCGCAACCTGCCGACGAAGTAA
- a CDS encoding MOSC domain-containing protein, with protein sequence MSDDARPAIAAAIGAVRIGASRPLAGTPHASAIDKQPVDARLWLGALGFAGDAQADARHHGGPDKAVHHYAHDHYAWWAGQIGARDVLARPGAFGENLSTRGITEHDVCLGDVFMLGGAVLQVSQSRQPCWKLNARFDHPRMAALVQQSGRTGWYYRVLQEGWVAAGDVLALHERRYPQWPLSTVLDVLYRRTLDMAALDALCDVPLLPPGWRRMLEKRRTARQVEDWTKRLEG encoded by the coding sequence ATGAGCGACGACGCCCGGCCGGCGATCGCGGCCGCCATCGGCGCGGTGCGGATCGGCGCGAGCCGTCCGCTCGCCGGCACGCCGCACGCAAGCGCGATCGACAAGCAGCCGGTGGATGCACGCCTGTGGCTGGGCGCGCTCGGCTTCGCCGGCGACGCGCAGGCCGATGCGCGGCATCACGGCGGCCCCGACAAGGCCGTTCATCACTATGCGCACGATCACTATGCGTGGTGGGCCGGGCAGATCGGCGCGCGCGACGTGCTCGCCCGGCCGGGCGCGTTCGGCGAGAACCTGTCGACGCGCGGCATCACCGAGCACGACGTGTGTCTCGGCGACGTATTCATGCTCGGCGGCGCGGTGCTCCAGGTGTCGCAGTCGCGGCAGCCGTGCTGGAAGCTCAACGCGCGTTTCGATCATCCGCGGATGGCGGCGCTCGTGCAGCAAAGCGGCCGGACCGGCTGGTACTACCGCGTGTTGCAGGAGGGCTGGGTGGCGGCGGGCGATGTGCTGGCGCTGCACGAGCGCCGCTACCCGCAATGGCCGCTGTCGACGGTGCTCGACGTGCTGTATCGACGCACGCTCGACATGGCCGCGCTCGATGCGCTGTGCGACGTGCCGTTGCTGCCGCCCGGCTGGCGCAGGATGCTGGAAAAGCGCCGGACGGCGCGGCAGGTCGAAGACTGGACGAAGCGGCTCGAAGGGTGA
- a CDS encoding dihydrodipicolinate synthase family protein — protein MTILLKGIIAYPVTPFSADGGVDLTALDALIERLIADGVHAIAPLGSTGESAYLSDAEWEAVATASIRAVRRRVPTVVGISDLTTAGAVRRARFAEQAGADAVMVLPVSYWKLGNDEIVAHYRAIGAAIGIPIMLYNNPATSGVDMSPDLITTICRTVDNVTMVKESTGDIGRMHRLAQLSDGTIPFYNGSNPMALAALAAGAAGWCTAAPNLNAALPLALFDAMRTGDLARARSVFHAQLPLLQFIVNGGLPVTVKAGLRLRGFDAGEPRRPLLPLGEARTRELERLLAALPDGVAA, from the coding sequence GTGACGATTCTGTTGAAGGGCATCATTGCCTACCCGGTTACGCCGTTCTCCGCCGACGGCGGCGTCGACCTGACAGCGCTCGATGCGCTGATCGAGCGCCTGATCGCCGACGGCGTTCACGCGATCGCGCCGCTGGGCAGTACCGGCGAAAGCGCCTACCTGTCCGATGCCGAATGGGAGGCCGTCGCCACCGCGTCGATTCGCGCGGTGCGCCGGCGCGTGCCGACCGTCGTCGGCATTTCCGATCTCACCACGGCGGGCGCGGTGCGCCGTGCCCGCTTCGCCGAGCAGGCCGGCGCCGATGCGGTGATGGTGCTGCCGGTGTCGTACTGGAAGCTCGGGAACGACGAGATCGTCGCGCACTACCGCGCGATCGGTGCAGCGATCGGCATCCCGATCATGCTGTACAACAACCCGGCGACGAGCGGCGTCGACATGTCGCCGGACCTGATCACGACGATCTGCCGCACCGTCGACAACGTGACGATGGTCAAGGAGAGCACCGGCGACATCGGCCGGATGCATCGGCTCGCGCAATTGAGCGACGGGACGATCCCGTTCTACAACGGCAGCAATCCGATGGCGCTCGCCGCGCTGGCCGCGGGCGCGGCCGGATGGTGCACGGCCGCGCCGAACCTGAATGCCGCGTTGCCGCTCGCGTTGTTCGATGCGATGCGCACTGGCGATCTCGCACGCGCCCGATCGGTTTTTCACGCGCAGTTGCCGTTGCTGCAGTTCATCGTCAACGGCGGGTTGCCGGTGACCGTGAAGGCCGGGTTGAGGCTGCGCGGCTTCGACGCCGGCGAACCGAGGCGGCCGCTGCTGCCGCTCGGCGAAGCACGCACGCGCGAACTCGAACGACTGCTCGCGGCGCTGCCGGACGGTGTGGCCGCATGA
- a CDS encoding aldolase, translated as MAETLNLTKEALVALAERRLENEVGDSGWSARQKLALTCRILFDAGHDSGLAGQITCRADAAGTYYTQRLGLGFDEISAANLLRVNEDLDVVDGEGIPNPANRFHTWIYRERPDVNCIIHTHPAHVAALSMLEQPLVVSHMDTCPLYDDCAFLKDWPGVPVGNEEGEIISKALGSKRAILLSHHGQLVVGKTIEEACMLALLIERAAKLQLLAMSAGEIKPVPPALAREAHDWISKPKRDAVTFDYYARRALRTHRDCVA; from the coding sequence ATGGCGGAAACGCTGAATTTGACGAAGGAAGCGCTGGTCGCGCTGGCGGAGCGGCGCCTTGAAAACGAAGTGGGTGACAGCGGCTGGTCCGCGCGGCAAAAGCTCGCGCTGACGTGCCGGATCCTGTTCGACGCCGGCCACGACTCGGGCCTGGCCGGGCAGATCACCTGCCGCGCGGATGCGGCCGGCACCTACTACACGCAGCGGCTCGGGCTCGGCTTCGACGAGATCTCGGCCGCGAACCTGCTGCGCGTGAACGAGGATCTCGACGTCGTCGATGGCGAAGGCATTCCGAACCCGGCCAACCGGTTCCATACGTGGATCTATCGCGAGCGCCCGGACGTGAACTGCATCATCCACACGCATCCGGCGCATGTCGCGGCGCTGTCGATGCTCGAGCAGCCGCTCGTGGTGTCGCACATGGACACCTGCCCGCTGTACGACGATTGCGCGTTCCTGAAGGACTGGCCGGGCGTGCCGGTCGGCAACGAGGAGGGCGAGATCATCTCGAAGGCGCTCGGCAGCAAGCGCGCGATCCTGCTGTCGCATCACGGCCAGCTCGTGGTCGGCAAGACGATCGAGGAGGCGTGCATGCTCGCGCTGCTGATCGAGCGCGCCGCGAAGCTGCAACTGCTCGCGATGTCGGCCGGCGAGATCAAGCCGGTGCCGCCGGCGCTCGCGCGCGAAGCGCACGACTGGATCTCCAAGCCGAAGCGCGATGCGGTGACGTTCGACTACTACGCGCGCCGCGCGTTGCGGACGCATCGGGACTGCGTCGCATAA
- a CDS encoding helix-turn-helix domain-containing protein yields MTIRLKLLRKQKGWTLDVLADETGLTKSYLSKVERGLSVPSIAVALKLSKALNVDVEQLFSESRNRELITVTRAGERTAMGAAADSHAHRFESIAAGVAPKKMLPFVVHPPHEFVASTFREHEGEEFLFVHKGRVEIEFPNETVQLRAGDSVYFNALIPHRTRSLGTAQAEILVIVSHDD; encoded by the coding sequence ATGACGATTCGCCTGAAGCTGCTCAGAAAACAGAAAGGCTGGACGCTCGACGTGCTGGCCGACGAGACCGGCCTCACCAAGAGCTACCTGTCGAAGGTCGAGCGCGGCCTGAGCGTGCCGTCGATCGCGGTCGCGCTGAAGCTGTCGAAGGCGCTGAACGTCGACGTCGAGCAACTGTTCTCGGAAAGCCGCAACCGCGAGCTGATCACGGTCACGCGCGCCGGCGAGCGCACCGCGATGGGTGCAGCGGCCGACAGCCACGCCCACCGTTTCGAGAGCATCGCGGCCGGGGTCGCGCCGAAGAAGATGCTGCCGTTCGTCGTGCATCCGCCGCACGAATTCGTCGCGTCGACGTTCCGCGAGCACGAAGGCGAGGAATTCCTGTTCGTGCACAAGGGGCGGGTCGAAATCGAATTTCCGAACGAGACGGTGCAACTCAGGGCCGGCGATTCAGTCTATTTCAACGCACTCATTCCCCACCGCACGCGCAGCCTCGGCACCGCGCAGGCGGAGATTCTGGTCATCGTCAGCCACGACGACTAG
- the hutC gene encoding histidine utilization repressor, which produces MVTRATAPFQQIKTLVRQNVESGDWRPGDRIPSELDLAAQFGVARMTVNRALRELTEEGVLKRIAGVGTFVAEVKPQSNLLMIAHIRDEIRARGHEYRCRVLSQAREPASFDVAAAFGLPVNTPVFHVVCVHEENGRPIQLEDRYVNPAAAPGFIDQDFRVEPPSEYLYNNVSHYELEIEHVVDASLPTGEQARLLDMRADEPCLTLTRRTWTDGLPVTFVHFLHPGNRYRLGSRFKPGAGRHPT; this is translated from the coding sequence ATGGTCACCAGGGCCACCGCACCGTTCCAGCAGATCAAGACGCTCGTTCGCCAGAACGTCGAGTCCGGCGACTGGCGCCCCGGCGACCGCATTCCGTCCGAACTCGATCTCGCCGCGCAGTTCGGCGTCGCGCGCATGACGGTCAACCGCGCACTGCGCGAGCTGACCGAGGAAGGCGTGCTGAAGCGCATCGCGGGCGTCGGCACGTTCGTCGCCGAGGTGAAGCCGCAGTCGAACCTGCTGATGATCGCGCATATCCGCGACGAGATCCGTGCGCGCGGGCACGAGTACCGCTGCCGCGTGCTCAGCCAGGCGCGCGAGCCCGCGTCGTTCGACGTCGCGGCCGCGTTCGGCCTGCCGGTCAATACGCCGGTCTTTCACGTGGTGTGCGTACACGAGGAAAACGGCCGCCCGATCCAGCTCGAGGATCGCTACGTCAATCCGGCTGCCGCGCCCGGCTTCATCGATCAGGATTTCCGGGTCGAGCCGCCATCCGAATACCTGTACAACAACGTGTCGCACTACGAACTGGAAATCGAGCACGTCGTCGACGCGTCGCTGCCCACCGGCGAACAGGCGCGGCTGCTCGACATGCGCGCCGACGAGCCGTGCCTCACGCTCACGCGCCGCACGTGGACGGACGGGCTGCCCGTCACGTTCGTGCACTTCCTGCATCCGGGCAACCGCTACCGGCTCGGCTCGCGCTTCAAGCCGGGCGCGGGGCGCCACCCGACCTGA
- a CDS encoding phytanoyl-CoA dioxygenase family protein, which translates to MTSIQERVAQAVTPELIAAFRDEGAVCIKGIFSPDEVAALRAGIDANLAQPSERAKVASRPDDPGWFFEDFCNWQHNDAYRDFIVRSPAPSVAAALMGTDNVRLHHDHLLVKEPGTRQRTPWHQDQPYYNIEGDDNVSMWIPVDPVPLESTLEFVAGSHRGPWLMPRTFMDKEAKWFPEGSLADLPDIEADRAAFPIRRWALEPGDMVCFRMLTLHASGGTRNRRRAFSIRFVGDDVRHAPRRWKTSPDFPGLAEQLADGAPLDHPLFPVVWSREAGQVGAI; encoded by the coding sequence ATGACGAGTATCCAGGAGCGCGTCGCGCAAGCCGTGACGCCCGAACTGATCGCCGCGTTCCGCGACGAAGGCGCGGTCTGCATCAAGGGCATTTTTTCGCCCGACGAAGTGGCCGCGTTGCGGGCCGGCATCGACGCGAACCTCGCGCAGCCGAGCGAACGCGCGAAAGTCGCGAGCCGGCCCGACGATCCGGGCTGGTTCTTCGAGGATTTCTGCAACTGGCAGCACAACGACGCGTATCGCGACTTCATCGTGCGCTCGCCGGCGCCGTCGGTCGCCGCCGCGCTGATGGGCACGGACAACGTGCGGCTGCATCACGACCATCTGCTCGTGAAGGAGCCCGGCACGCGGCAGCGCACGCCGTGGCATCAGGACCAGCCGTACTACAACATCGAAGGCGACGACAACGTCAGCATGTGGATTCCGGTCGACCCGGTGCCGCTCGAATCGACGCTGGAATTCGTCGCCGGCTCGCATCGCGGGCCGTGGCTGATGCCGCGCACGTTCATGGACAAGGAGGCGAAGTGGTTCCCGGAAGGCAGCCTCGCCGATCTGCCCGACATCGAAGCCGACCGTGCGGCCTTCCCGATCCGCCGCTGGGCGCTCGAACCCGGCGACATGGTGTGCTTCCGGATGCTCACGCTGCATGCGTCGGGCGGCACGCGGAACCGCCGGCGCGCGTTCTCGATCCGCTTCGTCGGCGACGATGTCCGTCACGCGCCGCGCCGCTGGAAAACGTCGCCCGATTTTCCCGGGCTCGCGGAACAGCTGGCCGACGGCGCGCCGCTCGATCACCCGCTGTTTCCGGTCGTGTGGTCGCGCGAGGCGGGGCAGGTTGGCGCGATCTGA
- a CDS encoding ABC transporter substrate-binding protein, with translation MNRIAKFLVTALAFAPLASFAQDTSTIRWGIDPTYPPFEAKQPDGSLAGFDIDLRNAICEQLHAKCVWVEQGFDGMIPALRARKFDVIMSAMTATDERLKQIDFSNKLYASPGALVAPVGSKLLPTAASLAGKRVGIDQGTTQEAYAKAEWATKGVTIVSYQNQDQVYQDLVNGRLDATFQDKTQAGYSFLKTPRGKGYAFAGPDVTDVRITGYGVAMGIRKGDADMKKRLNDAIAAIRANGTYQKIAAKYFDFDIYGAKQQLTSAP, from the coding sequence ATGAACCGTATCGCCAAGTTCCTCGTTACCGCGCTGGCGTTCGCGCCGCTCGCATCGTTCGCGCAGGACACGTCGACGATCCGCTGGGGTATCGATCCCACGTATCCGCCGTTCGAGGCGAAGCAGCCCGACGGCTCGCTCGCCGGTTTCGACATCGACCTGCGCAATGCGATCTGCGAGCAACTGCATGCGAAGTGCGTGTGGGTCGAGCAGGGCTTCGACGGGATGATCCCGGCGCTGCGCGCGCGCAAGTTCGACGTGATCATGTCCGCGATGACGGCCACCGACGAGCGGCTCAAGCAGATCGACTTCTCGAACAAGCTGTATGCGTCGCCGGGCGCGCTCGTCGCGCCGGTCGGCTCGAAGCTGCTGCCGACCGCCGCGTCGCTCGCCGGCAAGCGCGTCGGGATCGACCAGGGCACGACGCAGGAGGCGTACGCGAAGGCCGAATGGGCGACCAAGGGCGTGACGATCGTCTCGTACCAGAATCAGGACCAGGTGTATCAGGATCTCGTCAACGGCCGCCTCGACGCGACCTTCCAGGACAAGACGCAAGCCGGCTACTCGTTCCTGAAGACGCCGCGCGGCAAGGGCTACGCGTTCGCGGGCCCGGACGTGACCGACGTGCGGATCACCGGCTACGGCGTCGCGATGGGCATACGCAAGGGCGACGCCGACATGAAGAAGCGGCTGAACGACGCGATCGCCGCGATTCGCGCGAACGGCACGTACCAGAAGATCGCCGCGAAATACTTCGACTTCGACATCTACGGCGCGAAGCAGCAACTGACTTCGGCGCCGTGA
- a CDS encoding helix-turn-helix domain-containing protein has translation MQLYEIGQAIARRRAELDLTQAQLAKLAGLSRLTINQLESGKVKDLGINKLIPLLSVLGIELLALPRQAQNGLHKAVVSANVSYKGELTEGLLADALTTGRIPEGYESQFSVILDEVPLPVVVKAAEEAAERSGTPLRTIWKNLAAWSKDLHLYREVWV, from the coding sequence ATGCAACTCTATGAAATCGGTCAGGCCATCGCCAGGCGGCGAGCCGAACTCGATCTCACGCAGGCCCAACTTGCCAAGCTCGCCGGGCTGTCTCGTCTTACCATCAACCAGCTCGAAAGCGGTAAGGTGAAGGATCTCGGCATCAACAAGCTCATCCCGTTGCTCAGCGTGCTCGGCATCGAACTCCTGGCGCTGCCGCGGCAGGCTCAAAACGGTCTCCACAAGGCCGTCGTGAGTGCGAACGTGAGCTACAAGGGCGAATTGACCGAAGGACTGCTGGCCGACGCATTGACCACCGGACGGATTCCTGAAGGATACGAATCGCAGTTCTCCGTCATCCTCGACGAAGTGCCGCTGCCTGTCGTCGTGAAAGCGGCCGAGGAAGCCGCCGAGCGCTCGGGCACCCCGCTTCGGACCATCTGGAAAAACCTTGCCGCGTGGTCGAAGGATCTCCATCTGTATCGGGAGGTATGGGTATGA